The genome window CTTTCGGCCTCCCAGGGCGATATGCCGTTTCCCCTCCAGAACGTCACGCTGTTCTGCTTCTTCGCGAGCTACCTCTGCGCACTCGCGGTGGAGATGACGCAGTTTTTCCGGCCCAGCCGGATCACGCGGTGGGTGTCGATCGGCTTCACGCTCGCCGGACTCGCGGCCCATTCGATCTACCTCGTCGTCCGCAGCCGGCAATCGGGGCTCGCCCCCCTCGTCGGCTCGATGCATGACTGGCTCCTCGTCCTCGCCTGGCTCGGCGTCGCCGGGTATCTGCTGATCCAGATCGCGAACAACCGCCTGGGCCTCGGGATCTTCATCCTGCCGATCGTCCTTGTGTTCGTCGGGAGCGCCTATTACGTCGGCTCGGAACATCGGCCCCGCGACCAGCTCTACGCGATGGGAATGTTCCACGCCTCGACCCTCGTGCTGGGGATCGCGGGAGTGTTCTCCAGCCTGATCCTGAGCATGATGTATCTGGTTCAGCACCGCCGGCTGCGGCACAAGGCCCCGGAGTTCGAGGGACAGCACCTGTTCAGCCTGGAGCGGCTCGCCCGGGCCAACTGGTGGTCCGTCGTCGTCGCCGCCCCGCTCCTGACGATCGGCCTCGCCAGCGGGGTCTGGCTGACGCTCCTGTCGCAGTCGACGGAGCGGCCGGTCAACCTCGCCTCCACCCCGTTCGTGATCTGCGGCCTCCTGTGGGCCGCGATGATGGTCCTGTTCGCCTGGCTCCTGTGGTCGCGACGGCCGCAGGGGCGGCACGTCGCGTGGCGCACCATGTGGGCCTGCGGGTTTCTATTGGCCACAATCGTCATGCTGGAGGTCTTCAGTGGCATACACCACCGGTGACCCGACATCACCCTTGCGTTCCGATTCCGCCTGTTCCGATTCCACCTGTTTTCCGCCGCAGCCGCTCTCGCCTCCGCCCGTTGACTCGTCCCCCCTCCCCATGAACCTCCAGGTCGTCTACTGCAATCATCAGACTGCCGACCTGTCGGTCCGGGAGCGGCTGGCGTTCTCCTCGCCGGAGAAGCTCGCGCGGGCGTATGAGCAGCTTCGCGGCCGGTTCCCGGCCTCGGAGTCGGTAATCCTCTCGACCTGCAACCGGGTCGAGGTCTACATGGCCCAGGAGGATGGTGACGGGGCCCCCACGCAGCATCAGCTGGCCCAGTTCTTCTCCGAGTTCCACCAGATCCCGCTCGACGAGTTTCTCGGCGACCTGCTGGAAGACACCGGTCCGCAGGCGGTGCGGCACCTCTTCGATGTCGCCTGCAGTCTCGACAGCATGGTCCTGGGGGAAACCCAGATCGTCAGCCAGGTCAAGGAGGCCTACGACGGCGCGATGCGGAACCAGGCCAACGGTCCGCTGACCAACACGCTGTTTCAGCGGGCGCTGACGGTCTCAGGCCGCGTGCGGACTGAGACGAAGCTCTCCGAGGGAAAGATCTCGATCGCCAGCGTCGCCGTCGGCGCGTTCGCTAAGGGGATCTTCGACCGATTCGACGACAAGACGGTCCTGATCCTCGGCGCCGGCGAGATGGCCACCGAGACGCTGCGATACCTGCAGGGAGAAGGGGTCCGACAGGTCCTGGTCTGCAATCGAAGCCTTGAGCGGGCTGAGCGGCTGGCGGCGGAGTTCGCGGGGATCGCGAGGCCGTGGAGCGAGCTGGACGATTGCCTCGCGCTGGCGGACGTCATCGTCAGCACGACCGGCGCGGATCGGCCGGTGGTCGACGTCCCGCGGTTCCGGGCCGTCCGCCGCCGGACCGGCAGCAAGCCGGTGTTCATCCTTGATCTCGGGGCGCCGCGCGACTTCGATCCGCAGGTCGAGAAGATCGATTCCGACATCTATCTCTTCGACATCGACAACCTGGAAAAGACCTGCGAGACGAATCGGAAGTCCCGGGCCGGAGAGATCGAGCGGGCCCGGCAGATCGTCGATGAGGAGACCGCCCGGTTCCTGCAGGACGTCTATCACAAGGCGACCGGCCCGATCATCAAGCGGTTGCGGGAGCACTGGCACGAGATCAGCCGCCAGGAGCTCGACCAGCTGTTCAAGAAACTCGGCCCGCTGGAGCCGGGGGCCCGGGACGCGATCGAGCGTTCGGTGGAGCGGATCGTCAACAAGCTGCTGCACCCGCCGCTGGAAACGCTGCGTCATGAGGCGAAGGAGGGGACGCCGCACGGTCTCCTGGACGCCATTCGCCGTCTGTTCCGTCTGAACGACTGAGCGACCTTGCCGGCGCAGCTCCGATAGCTCAAACCCAACGTGCCACGGCAGGCTGGGGTCAAGGGGGCCACGCCCCCTTGCCGCCGGAGGCACTCCTGTGAGGAACCGTGGTAAGCAACGGGCGTCCCCTTTGTGGGACCGGCGTTGAGGACTCACCGCTCGCTTGGAATCCCCGCGGGTTGGTGAGGGGGCATCCGGCACGGTGTCCGCGATTGGATACGCGCTCCTTCAGACATCTCTCGACGAGAGGGCCTCCGGCGGGCAAGAGGGCGTTGCCCCCTTGCATCCCCCACCAGGAGTGCCCCCTGGACCCCGGTGAGGGGATGGCGCTGGATCTTTCTGTTCCGATCAGCTCTTCGGAACGATCCAGATGTTGCGGTAACGCACCGGGTTTCCATGGTCCTGGAAGTAAACCGGCCCCGGCCCCGGAATCTCCCCATTGATCGGCCCGCCCGGCGTCCCCTTCGTCAGGTCCCGGTCATGAATCACCACGCCATTGTGCTTCACGACGACATGCGAGTTCTTCGTCTTCTTCCCCGAGTCATCGAACTGCGCAGCGGTGTAATCCACGTCGTAACTCTGCCAGCTCAGCGGCGGGAAACACATATTCACGTCCGGCTTCGAGATCGAATAGATCCCGCCGCACTCGTTATCCAGCCCCTCCAGACCAAACGAGTCGAGCATCTGACACTCGTACCGCCCCTGGATGTAGTACCCGCTGTTCCCGCGAGCCTGTCCACGAGCCTTCGGCATATACGGAAGCCGGAACTCGACATGGAAGGTGTAAGACTGGAACCCTTCCTTGCTCGTGCAGCCCTGCGTCAGCAGGCCATCGTCCGTCATCTTGGCGCCCGGCTTCCAGTTCTTGTCCAGCGACTCCTTCGTCCCGTCGAAAAGGACGATCGCCCCCTCGGGAGGCTTCGCGCCCAGCGACGGACTCCGGCGATCGACCCGATCCAGCCCCTTGACCGTCTCCTTGACCTTCGCCGTGTCCCCCTCGGTCACCTTCCGCGACGCCAGGTTCCCGCCCCCTCCCGGCAGCCCCCCTTCGAACTCGACGATGCTGAACTTCCCGTCCCCGAGAGCGACGATCTGGATGCCGCGGTTCTCACCCCGGTACTCCCCCTGGACGGCAAAGTCCGCATCCTTGGCCGCCTCCTCCGGGGTCGCGTAAGTGTCGGCCCCCGGACACCGGGCCGGCGCGGCGATCAGAAAGCCGCACAGGCAGGCGGCGGTCAGCAGTCGTGCAAAAGCATTTCGAGGCATACGGGCGACCCTCTTTCATTCCGAGCGGTGAAGTGAACGAAGCCGAGCTCACGGTGGAGCGGCAACGAATCAACGGTTGCGATTCTGCCGTATCCTCCACGACTTGCAAACTCTGCCGAAACCCGATGAGTGGGCTGCGCGAATCGAAGGCACGCGTGCTAAGCACCGACTCAGCTTCCTGCGGCCACTCTCGGGTTCTTCGTTTTTTCAGAATGCGCAAGCCACTGAAAAGAAACACGTTACAAGCCACACCCCCGCGACACCCGCTCGCCTTCTCGCGGTTTGGTCCGCAAGTTTCTTAGGCAGTCTTTCGGTGATTGCTCGCCGTCGAGGTGATGACCCCGGTCGTCGCCATCTTGCTGAGTTAGCCCGCCGCGGATTTCGGACGGGCTTGGGTAAACGTGTCCAAATGAGATTGCCTTTCTGGGAAATCGGTGTTGTTTGCGTCCTGGTGCTGGGAGCCAAGGCGGGCGGCGAGGGATTCGCCCAGTCGCTCCAGTGCTATGAAGCGGCCCTCCTGGGCGAACGGGCTTCCGATCGCCCGCTGCATTGCCCGTTCACGGAATCGCGAGACATGCGAGCCGTCGAAGACCTGATCAACTCGTGGGACGAGCAGCTCAAAGTCGAGCAGCGGTTCCTCTCGACCTACAAGCCGAAGCCCGCTCCAACGGTTCTGGCAACGCTGGCCTCCAAAGTTCTCTAGAGCTGCGTCACAGTCAGGCCCAGGCAGGCAACCAGCGGTTCATCTGAGGCCCGTGTCCTGGCGCTGATGAAACAGTGAAGCACCAAGGCACAAAGACCGTACCAGGTCACAAAGACTCTTCCCCGCGAAGGGGCAAACCTTTGTGCCCCCTTGGTGCCTTGGTGTTTCACACTCAGTCCGCGTTCCTGACCCCGCGGAGTCTTTGCATCAGGCTGGCTGCTCTGCCGCGGCGATGAGCTGCGCCGCTCCGGCCCCTTGAAGGCTGTGGGCGATCCGGACACCGAGTGCCGTCGCCTCCGTAGCGTTCCCTTCCAGCCGCGCGTGGATCCGCTTCTGCCCGTACGGGTCAAGCACCACGGCGTCGAGAACAAGGTGCCGCCGGGCCCCGGTGACGGTTGCCTCTTCGCAGGGCGGCGTCCGGACCCACATCCCGACCGGCGCGTGACACCCCGCCTTAAGCTCCGCCAGACAGGCTCGCTCGGCCGTCACTTCCGCAAGCGTCTGCGGACAGGTGATCGAAGCCAGAACGCTGCTGACGTCCGCATCCTCCGCCCGGCACTCAATCCCGATCGCCGCCTGTCCGACGGCGGGATAGAGAAGGGGCGGCTCAAGGATCAGGCTGATCCGTTCCCCCCAGCCCAGGCGTTCCAGCCCGGCCGCCGCCAGGAGGAGAGCGTCGAACTGCCCTTCATCGAGCTTCCGCAGCCGCGTATCGAGATTGCCGCGGGCCTCTTCAAATCGGAAGTCCGGCCGATGGAACAGAAGCTGCGCCCGGCGGCGGAGGCTTCCGGTCCCGATCCGGGCGTTCTTCGGCAGGACGTCCAGCGACTCCGCTTTCTTTGAACCGGGAAGAATCAGGACATCGAACCGGTTGGCCCGCGGCGGCACTCCGGCGAGCGCGAGTCCGGCGACCGTCGTCGACGGCAGGTCTTTGAGGCTGTGGACCGCGATGTCGGCCCGGCCGTCGAGAACAACCTGCTGGACCTCGCGGGTAAAAACCCCCTGGCCCCCCATCTGCGAGAGCGGCTGCTGCCGGTCTCGATCGCCGATGGTGCTGACCTCCACGATCTCAGTCGTGCGGCCTGGATGAGCCGACTGAATGAGGCTCGACACGTAGTGCGCCTGCCACAACGCGAGTTTGCTGGCCCGTGTGGCGATCCGGATGGAAGACGCGGTCATGTCGTCGAGGGGGGACCGAAGGACGTGTCGGAGGGTGGGGTTCGCGGCCGGAAGACGAGGCCCGACACCAGCCCGAAGCGCCAGCGAGGGAGCCGTCCGGCCGGGCATGGCTACTCCAGCAGGCTCTTTTCGAGAACCGCCTTCGCGGCATCGAAGTAGGGCTGCCAGAGGATCTCCGGCTGGCCGGCCTTGAGGCAATCGCGGACTTTCTGGAGCGTGTTGCGGGCCATGTGCGGGCAGCGATTGCAGGCACACGTCTGCCCCGAGTCCGCCATGATCCCCGGGACCGGGATGTACTCGTGCCAGGGGGCGGTCTTCTGAAGGGCGTGGATCATCCCGACTTCGGTCGCCACGAGGAACTTGGTCGGCTCCTTCACGGCGGCGACGTGCTTCCGCATCTTCTCCGTCCCGCCGATAACGTCGGAGACCTCGAGAATGTTCCGCGGGCATTCCGGGTGAGACATGATGACGCTGCCGGGCGTGTTCCGCTTGGCCCGCAGCAGGTCCTGGAGGCTGAAGATCTCGTGCACCATGCAGGCCCCCGGCCAGAGGATCATCGGCCGGCCGGTCACTTCCGACAGATACCGCCCGAGGTGCTGGTCCGGGACGAACAGGATCTCTTTGTCCGGCGGGATGCGGTCGATGATCTCGCGAGCGTTGCCGCTCGTCACGATCCAGTCGCAATGGGCCTTCGTGGCGGCCGTCGTGTTGATGTAGGCGACGGTGACGAAGTCCTTCCCTTCAGCCCGGAGCTGTTTCTGATAGGCGGCCAGTTTGTCGGCGGGGCAGCTGTCGGCCAGGGAGCAGCCGGCGAGCATGTCCGGGAGGAGAACCCGCTTTTCGGGGTTCATGATCTTGGCCGACTCGGCCATGAAGTGGACGCCGCAGAAGACGATCGTGGAGGTCGTCACCTTGGTGGCGTCGCGGGCGAGCTTGAGGCTGTCGCCGGTGAAGTCCGCGATGTCTTGGATCTCGCCGTCCACGTAGAAGTGGGCGAGGATCGTGGCATCCTTCTCGACCTTGAGGCGGTCGATCTCCTCCATCAGATCGAGCGGATCTTCGTAGGGGACCGAGGGATCGGAGGTGGGGAGGATCGGGAGCGGAAACGAAGCAGTGGACATTGTCGGAAGTTCGGCTCGGCTGAGCGTCTGGGCATCCCGGAACGACGGGAGGCCCAGACGTCTGGCTTCCAGCAATGTTACGGGATCACGCCCGGGATTTCATGAACAATCGCCCGGAAGCGAGCTCCCGGGCGTCCGGGCGAGGCATTCATCGGCTGGGGGCGGCCAGTTCTTCAATGGTCCAGCCGAGGGACGCTCCGACTTCCAGGATCTCGTCCAGTTCGGACTTCCGCGAGATCGCGAAGGCGACGCGGCTCTGGTCGGGGCGGAGGAGGCGGATGTAGTAGCGGGTGGCGACCCAATCGTGAGCGGGGTCGAGCCGGTGAAGACGTTCCATCAGGGCACCTCGGGAGAGCGGGAGGGGGACGGACGCAGTGGACGGACACTCCACCGTAGGCCCGGGGGGCTGTCGGGGCGGGGTGTTGCGATTCGGCATCACGATTCCTGGGGAAAATCGCCTGATGCGCGATCGAGACTGTCGACTTTGCCGGGGGTGCCGGTTGCGGGGGCGGTGCGGGGGGTTAAACACCAAGGCACAAAGGAGGGCACGAAGGGCACCAAGAGGAGGGAACGGCGTCCTGGCCGGCGCGGCTCTGATAGCTCAAACCCAACGTGCGACGGCAACCGGGGTCAAGGGGGTCTCACCCCCTTGACCCCGGAGGCACTTCCCTGAGGAACCATGGGACACAACGGGCGTCCGCTTTTGGGAACCAGCGTTGAGGACTCCCTCACCCCACACCGCTCGCTTTGCAATTCCCGCGGGTTGGTAAGCGGGCATACGGCACCTCGTCCGCGCTTGGACACTCGCTCCTTCAGACATCTCTCGACGGCCAGGCCTCCGGCGGGCAACGGGGCGTTGCCCCTCTGCACTCCCCACCAGGGGTACCCCCTGGACCCCGGTCGGGCTTCCAACCAGCGTTGCCCCCTCTCCACCACACCACCTGCTCCGTACCATTCTGTTACAGTGAAATAACCAGGGTTCTCCCCTCATTCCCGTTCGTCGGCGCGTCGTCGATCGCACAAACGGTGACGACGGCGCACGCCGAGACACTGAGCTCTCAGGAGGTCGCGCCATGTCCGTATCGACTGCTCCCAAAGCCGCCAAAATTGCCCGCCCCAAAGTCCGCCAGACCAAAATGCTCATCGGCGGCGAATGGGTCGATGCCCTCAACGGCGAAACCTTCACCACCTACCACCCCGCCACCGAAGAGAAAATCGCAGACGTCCCCCGCGCCACCGCCCAGGACGTCGACCGTGCCGTAAAAGCCGCCCGCAAAGCCTTCGAAGAAGGCCCCTGGCCGAAAATGGACGCCCGCGACCGCGGCCGCCTCCTGACCAAACTGGCCGACCTCGTCGAAGCCCACCTCCCGGAACTCGCCGCCCTCGAATCTCTCGACAACGGCAAACCGATCACCGACGCCACCAACGCCGACCTCCCCCTCGTCGTCGACTGCCTGCGTTACTACGGCGGCTGGGCCGACAAGGTCCACGGCCAGACCATCCCCATCCGCGGTGAATACTTCTGCTACACCTCCCGCGAACCGGTCGGCGTCTGCGGCCAGATCATCCCCTGGAATTTTCCACTGCTGATGGTCGCGTGGAAGTGGGGGCCGGCCCTGGCGACGGGCAACACGATCGTCATGAAGCCGGCCGAGCAGACGCCGCTTTCCTGCCTGCGGATGGCAGAACTGGCGCTCGAAGCCGGGTTCCCGCCTGGAGTCATCAACGTCATCACCGGCTTTGGCGAAGCGGGCGCAGCGCTCGTCAAGCACCCGGATGTCGACAAGATCGCCTTCACCGGCTCGACCGAGACCGCCCAGCACATCATGCGGGACGCCTCGCAGACGCTGAAGCGGCTCACCTTCGAACTCGGCGGCAAGAGCCCCAACATCGTCTTTGCCGACGCCGACCTCGACGCCGCGATCGCCGGGGCGGAGTTCGGCCTGTTCTTCAACCAGGGACAGTGCTGCTGCGCCGGAAGCCGGCTCTTCGTCGAGGAGAAGATCCACGAGAAGTTCGTCGGCCGCCTCGTCGAGCGGGCCAAGCAGCGGCGGCTCGGCGACCCATTCGATCCCGCCACGACCCAGGGACCGCAGGTCGACAAGGACCAGTTCGACAAGATCATGGACTACATCGGCCGCGGCAAGAAGGCCGGGGCGCAGTGCGTGACCGGCGGCGACCGCGAAGGGACGACCGGCTTCTTCATCCAGCCGACCGTCTTTGACAACGTGACCGACGACATGGACATCGCAACCGACGAAATCTTCGGCCCGGTCCTGAGCGTCCTGCCGTTCAAGGACATCGACGAAGTCGTCGAGCGGGCGAACAAGACGCTTTACGGTCTCGCCGCCGCCGTCTGGACCCGAGACGTCGCGAAGGCGCACCGCGTGGCGAAGTCGGTCCGGGCCGGAACGGTCTGGATCAACTGCTACGACGTTTTCGACGCCGCCGCCCCGTTCGGCGGCTTCAAGATGTCCGGGATCGGCCGCGAGCTCGGCGAGTACGCCCTCGCAAATTACACGGAAGTGAAGACCGTGACGATGAGCCTGAAGTAGGTCGAGGGACGAGGGTCTAGGGACAGGAGGATGTGAGCTCACTCCTCCTGTCTTTCCTTTCCCTAGTCTCTCGACCCTAGTCCCTAGTCGTTCACTTCAGCCCCAGCACGTCCGCCATGCCGTACAGCCCGGCCGGCTTGTCGGCGAGCCACTTGGCCGCGGTGAGGGCGCCGTAGGCGTAGCTGTCGCGGGTATGGCCGCGGACGTAGACCTCGAGCGTTTCGCCCATCATCCCGAAGATGATCGTGTGCTCGCCGACGTTGTCGCCGGTTCGGACCGCGTGGTAACCGATCTCGCCGCGGGGACGCTTGCCGGTCTGGCCTTCGCGGCCGTGAACGTGTTCCGTCTGGCCCATCTCGGTCTGGACGATCTGGCCGAACTTGAGGGCGGTGCCGCTCGGGGCGTCCTCCTTGAAGCGGTGGTGCCTTTCGACGATTTCGACGTCGACGCCGCTCGGGAGGGACTTCACCGCCCGGGCCGCTTCCTGGACGAGCTTCATGGCGATGTTGACCGCCGTGCTCATGCTGGGCGACTGGCAGACGGCGGCCTGGCGGGCGGTGGCCTGGATCTGAGACTTCTGGGCGTCGCTCAAGCCGGTCGTCGCCGCGACGAGTTTGACCTTTCGCTTCTCGCATTCCTTCGCCAGCTCGTCCGCCGCTTCAGGGACTGAGAAGTCGATGACGACGTCGACGTTCTCGGGGAGTTCGCTGGTGATCTTGACGCCGATCGGGCCGATTCCGGCGACTTCGCCCGCGTCGCGGCCCAGGAGGGCGGACTTGGGGGAGTCGACGGCGGCGACGATCTGGAGTCCGGGGTCCTGTTGACCAAGGGCGACCAGTCGCTGGCCCATCCGGCCGGCGGCTCCGTGAATGGCGAGTCGGACGGGCGTGGTCATGGGAATTCCTTCAGGCGCGGCGGGGACGTGACAGGCGGGGATGATGAGTCGTTGTTCTTCGCCGGTCAACGACGCCAGCTGTCAGTCTACCGGGGTCCAGGGGGTACCCCTGGTGGGGGATGCAAGGGGGCAACGCCCCTTTGCCCGCCGGAGGCCCTCTCGTCTCGATCGCTCTGAAGGAGCGAATGTCCAAACGCGGACAAGGTGCCGTATGCCCCCTCACCAAACCACGGGGATTACAAAGCGAGCGGTGATTCCTCAACGCCGGTACCACAAAGCGGTCGTCCGTTGTTTACCACGGTTCCTCACAGGAGTGCCTCCGGCGGCAAGGGGGTGAGCCCCCCTGACCCCGACTGCCGTCGCACGTTGGGTTTGAGCTATGGACGCCGTCTCCGGCAGGAACGTCTTTCACACGGGCCCCCGCCGACCTACAGGTCGCGCGACCAGCCCCGCGTCCGCTCAACAGCCCGGTCCCAACGCTGAAGCCGCCGCCGACGCTCAGCCGCGGCCAGATCCGGCTTGAACTCACAATCGAGAACCCAGTTCCGCCGGATCTCCTCCCGATCCGACCACACCCCCGTCGCCAGTCCCGCCAGATACGCAGCCCCCAGCGCCGTCGTCTCCTGAACAACCGGCCGCCGGACCGTGACATCGAGAAGGTCAGCCTGATACTGCATCAGCCCATCGTTGCGGCTCGCTCCCCCGTCGACCTTGAGCGACGCCAGCTTCACATGCGCATCCTGCTCCATCGCAGCCACAACATCGCAGGTCTGAAGAGCCATCGACTCGACCGCGGCCCGCGCAATGTGCCCCTGCTCAGTCCCGCGCGTCAGGCCAAAGATCGCGCCGCGGGCATCGGGATCCCAGTGCGGCGCCCCCAGTCCTACGAAGGCCGGCACGAACGTCACTCCGCCGGAATCGGGAACGGTCTGTGACAGCCGCTCCACGTCGGCCGACGTCGGAATCATCTTGAGCCCGTCCCGCAGCCACTGAACCACCGCACCGGCAATGAACACCGCCCCTTCCAGGCAGTAGGTCGTCTCCTGCCCGATCCGCCACCCGATCGTCGTCAGCAGCCCATGGCTCGACGCCGACGCCTTCTTGCCGATGTTCATCAGCAGGAAGCACCCGGTCCCGTACGTGTTCTTCACATCCCCAACGTCAAAGCACGCCTGCCCGAACGTCGCCGCCTGCTGATCCCCCGCCGCGCCGGCGATCGGAATCGCGCGGCCGAACAGCTTCGGATCGGTCTCCCCGTAGACCTCACTGCAGGAACGGACCTCCGGCAGCATCGCCCGCGGGACGTTGAGGATCTTCAGCAGTTCGTCATCCCACTGCTGCGTGTGAATGTCCAGCAGCAGCGTCCGGCTGGCGTTGCTGACATCGGTGACGTGGACCTTCCCCCCCGTCAGCCGCCAGATCAGGAACGAGTCGACCGTCCCGAACAGGATCTCCCCCCGCTCAGCCCGGCTCCGCAGCCCCGGGATCGTGTCGAGCAGATGGGCAATCTTGGTCCCGGAAAAGTAGGCATCGACAACCAGCCCGGTCTTGCGGGCAAACAGGTCCGAATAGCCCTCGGTCTTCAGCCGGTCGCACACCGGCGAGGTAATCCGGCTCTGCCAGACGATCGCGTTCGCGACCGGTTTGCCGGTATCCCGTTCCCACAGGACCGTCGTCTCCCGCTGGTTCGTGACGCCGATCCCCGCCACATCCTCGATCTTCACCTTCGCGTCGCCCAGCGCCCCCCTGGCAGTGGCAAGCTGCGATTGCCAGATCGCCTCCGGGTCGTGCTCCACGTGGCCCGGCGAGGGATAGATCTGCGGGAACTCTTCCTGGGCCGTCGAGACAGCCTTTCCGTCGTGCCCGAACACAATCGCCCGACTGGAAGTTGTCCCCTGATCGAGCGCAAGGATCTGGCGCGACATGACGGCTCCACGAAGAAGAATCGACCCGGGAATGGTCCGTGGCGGCGAGCGTCCCCGTCAGCGGGTTCACGCCCGCCGCTCGCCGGCAGGCGAAGTCAGTCGTCAGCGGGACGGGGGCGATTGGCCCACTTCCCGTCGCGGTCGGCGCCGCTGACAAGGACCCCCTTCTGGTTCCAGCCCATGTGGGCCGTCACGTCGGCGGCGGCGTAGCGGATCGTCAGGCCGCAGCGGCGGCGGCTCGACTCGTTCGCCTCAGAGCCGTGGAGCAGGAGGTCCGAGTGCAGGGAGCACTCACCCGCCTGGAGGCAGTCGTCGACCGCATGGCCGTACTGCTCGGGGTTGTCGATCGTCTGGTTGAGGACGTTGTGCTCGTCCGGGTTGCTGGGACGGAACGTCATGTGGCCGTGGTGGTGCGAGCCGGCGATGAATCGCATACAGGCGTTCTCGACGTCGGCGTCATCAATGGCCAGCCAGACCGTGACCGCCTTGCTCGGCGAAAGGGGCCAGTAGCTGGCATCCTGATGCCAGGCGACCGCCTTGCCGTCGCCTGGCATCTTGCAGAAGAAGTGCGAGCCCCAGCCGACGACGTCTTCACCAAGGATGTCCTTGACCGCGGCGACGATCTTCGGATGGGTGAGGATGTCCCAGACCTTGCCGTACTTGAGGTGGGCGCTGCTGATGGAGTAGCTGTCCCCCCCGGCGGCGACGACCTTGGCCAGGAGGTCATTGAAGTAGGTGCGGATCTCGGCGATCTCGTCCGCGGAGTAGATCCGGATCGGGCGGACAAAGCCGAACTGGTTGTAGTGTTCGACCTGTTCGCGGGTGAGCGTTTTAGCTGCCTCGGCCGGACTCGGGTGGAACCGCAGGTCGCGTGGAATGGAGTCGAGAGCGGACTGATCGGGGGTGATCTGGAAAGTCGTCTGCATTGAGCACCGTGCGAAACGAAGGAGATGCGGTTAGCTTGCGGCCCACGTGCATAAACGTCAACGGATGGCTGGCGCAAGCTGGTCCGCGTCGAGGCCCCCCTCCCACCAATCCGCTGGCTTCGCAATCCCGGCGGATCAGGTGAGGGGGCATACGACACGGTGTCCGCGTTCGGACACGTCCTTCTTCAGACAGTTCTCGACGGCCAGGCCTCCGGCGGGCAAGGGGGGCGTGGCCCCCTTGCATCCCCCACCAGGGTAACCCCTGGCCCCGGTTCTTGGGCCGGCAATTTCGAAGCCCCTGAAGACGGTGACGGCCTACCAAAGCCAGCTGCGCACCACGCCCCACACGGGCAACAACAGCGCGACAACCCCAACCACCATAGGAATCACGATCGTCGGGTGGATCGAAACCAATAACCCCGGACGAGAACGCCACATCGTGATCTCCCGTTACTCCGGACGAGGCACAAGCGGAACGCTCACGAACGGAGCATCCTCCAGCTCCGAATAGAACATCGCCCCAGGATTCACCCGCCCCGCCTGCATCTCTCGAATGTGCGCCGCCGCGGGCGCCGTCCGGGCCAGGAGCGGAAACACCCCCAGCCACAGAACGGCCAGAACCGCCACCGCGGCCAGCAGGCTTACCCAGCGTCGGACCACTCCGCTTCCCTTCCTCAACACACTACGGCAACTCACGGATCCGCAGG of Planctomyces sp. SH-PL14 contains these proteins:
- the hemA gene encoding glutamyl-tRNA reductase, which gives rise to MRSDSACSDSTCFPPQPLSPPPVDSSPLPMNLQVVYCNHQTADLSVRERLAFSSPEKLARAYEQLRGRFPASESVILSTCNRVEVYMAQEDGDGAPTQHQLAQFFSEFHQIPLDEFLGDLLEDTGPQAVRHLFDVACSLDSMVLGETQIVSQVKEAYDGAMRNQANGPLTNTLFQRALTVSGRVRTETKLSEGKISIASVAVGAFAKGIFDRFDDKTVLILGAGEMATETLRYLQGEGVRQVLVCNRSLERAERLAAEFAGIARPWSELDDCLALADVIVSTTGADRPVVDVPRFRAVRRRTGSKPVFILDLGAPRDFDPQVEKIDSDIYLFDIDNLEKTCETNRKSRAGEIERARQIVDEETARFLQDVYHKATGPIIKRLREHWHEISRQELDQLFKKLGPLEPGARDAIERSVERIVNKLLHPPLETLRHEAKEGTPHGLLDAIRRLFRLND
- a CDS encoding DUF1080 domain-containing protein, which codes for MPRNAFARLLTAACLCGFLIAAPARCPGADTYATPEEAAKDADFAVQGEYRGENRGIQIVALGDGKFSIVEFEGGLPGGGGNLASRKVTEGDTAKVKETVKGLDRVDRRSPSLGAKPPEGAIVLFDGTKESLDKNWKPGAKMTDDGLLTQGCTSKEGFQSYTFHVEFRLPYMPKARGQARGNSGYYIQGRYECQMLDSFGLEGLDNECGGIYSISKPDVNMCFPPLSWQSYDVDYTAAQFDDSGKKTKNSHVVVKHNGVVIHDRDLTKGTPGGPINGEIPGPGPVYFQDHGNPVRYRNIWIVPKS
- the hemC gene encoding hydroxymethylbilane synthase, whose protein sequence is MTASSIRIATRASKLALWQAHYVSSLIQSAHPGRTTEIVEVSTIGDRDRQQPLSQMGGQGVFTREVQQVVLDGRADIAVHSLKDLPSTTVAGLALAGVPPRANRFDVLILPGSKKAESLDVLPKNARIGTGSLRRRAQLLFHRPDFRFEEARGNLDTRLRKLDEGQFDALLLAAAGLERLGWGERISLILEPPLLYPAVGQAAIGIECRAEDADVSSVLASITCPQTLAEVTAERACLAELKAGCHAPVGMWVRTPPCEEATVTGARRHLVLDAVVLDPYGQKRIHARLEGNATEATALGVRIAHSLQGAGAAQLIAAAEQPA
- the nadA gene encoding quinolinate synthase NadA, translated to MSTASFPLPILPTSDPSVPYEDPLDLMEEIDRLKVEKDATILAHFYVDGEIQDIADFTGDSLKLARDATKVTTSTIVFCGVHFMAESAKIMNPEKRVLLPDMLAGCSLADSCPADKLAAYQKQLRAEGKDFVTVAYINTTAATKAHCDWIVTSGNAREIIDRIPPDKEILFVPDQHLGRYLSEVTGRPMILWPGACMVHEIFSLQDLLRAKRNTPGSVIMSHPECPRNILEVSDVIGGTEKMRKHVAAVKEPTKFLVATEVGMIHALQKTAPWHEYIPVPGIMADSGQTCACNRCPHMARNTLQKVRDCLKAGQPEILWQPYFDAAKAVLEKSLLE
- a CDS encoding aldehyde dehydrogenase family protein, whose amino-acid sequence is MSVSTAPKAAKIARPKVRQTKMLIGGEWVDALNGETFTTYHPATEEKIADVPRATAQDVDRAVKAARKAFEEGPWPKMDARDRGRLLTKLADLVEAHLPELAALESLDNGKPITDATNADLPLVVDCLRYYGGWADKVHGQTIPIRGEYFCYTSREPVGVCGQIIPWNFPLLMVAWKWGPALATGNTIVMKPAEQTPLSCLRMAELALEAGFPPGVINVITGFGEAGAALVKHPDVDKIAFTGSTETAQHIMRDASQTLKRLTFELGGKSPNIVFADADLDAAIAGAEFGLFFNQGQCCCAGSRLFVEEKIHEKFVGRLVERAKQRRLGDPFDPATTQGPQVDKDQFDKIMDYIGRGKKAGAQCVTGGDREGTTGFFIQPTVFDNVTDDMDIATDEIFGPVLSVLPFKDIDEVVERANKTLYGLAAAVWTRDVAKAHRVAKSVRAGTVWINCYDVFDAAAPFGGFKMSGIGRELGEYALANYTEVKTVTMSLK
- the dapB gene encoding 4-hydroxy-tetrahydrodipicolinate reductase, yielding MTTPVRLAIHGAAGRMGQRLVALGQQDPGLQIVAAVDSPKSALLGRDAGEVAGIGPIGVKITSELPENVDVVIDFSVPEAADELAKECEKRKVKLVAATTGLSDAQKSQIQATARQAAVCQSPSMSTAVNIAMKLVQEAARAVKSLPSGVDVEIVERHHRFKEDAPSGTALKFGQIVQTEMGQTEHVHGREGQTGKRPRGEIGYHAVRTGDNVGEHTIIFGMMGETLEVYVRGHTRDSYAYGALTAAKWLADKPAGLYGMADVLGLK